The following proteins are encoded in a genomic region of Methanocella sp.:
- a CDS encoding class I SAM-dependent methyltransferase family protein has translation MSLKEDLASVIPGDTLSLPGHYELIGDVAVISLLPGMEAYKAEVADAILAKRKNIRTVLYKLSKTESDRRVPRYEVLRGKDTVATYKEYGFSYRFDISRVFFNPGLKYERHRVAAMALSGENVLLPFAGSGPFAIPLAAKGCHVLAIEKSAEACKWLNTNASLNRVDGNIDILNADALDMPYLLKATFDRAVVPAPYGMDEALDIIAPMVRTGGMVHFYAFKKKHQIQGLIERYGSMGLSIEGCRRCGNVAPGVSRWAFDLLKQ, from the coding sequence ATGAGCCTGAAAGAGGACCTGGCCAGCGTCATACCCGGGGACACGTTGAGCCTCCCGGGCCATTACGAGTTGATCGGCGACGTCGCCGTCATCTCGCTCCTGCCCGGGATGGAGGCGTATAAGGCGGAAGTTGCGGACGCCATCCTGGCAAAACGTAAGAACATAAGGACTGTCCTTTATAAGCTGTCGAAGACGGAAAGCGACCGGCGTGTACCCCGATACGAGGTTCTTAGAGGCAAGGACACCGTGGCGACGTATAAGGAATATGGCTTTTCGTACAGGTTCGACATTTCCAGGGTCTTTTTTAACCCCGGCTTAAAATACGAGCGGCACCGTGTGGCTGCCATGGCCCTGAGCGGAGAAAACGTGCTCCTGCCGTTCGCCGGGTCCGGGCCTTTTGCCATACCGCTGGCGGCGAAGGGATGCCATGTGCTCGCCATTGAAAAAAGCGCCGAGGCATGCAAGTGGTTAAATACAAACGCGAGCCTGAATCGTGTCGATGGCAATATCGATATCTTGAATGCGGACGCCCTTGATATGCCGTATCTATTAAAAGCGACATTCGATCGGGCGGTCGTGCCAGCGCCGTACGGGATGGATGAGGCTCTGGATATCATCGCGCCAATGGTCCGTACCGGTGGCATGGTCCACTTTTACGCCTTTAAGAAAAAGCACCAGATCCAGGGTCTCATCGAAAGATATGGCAGCATGGGCTTAAGCATCGAGGGATGCCGCCGCTGTGGCAATGTGGCGCCGGGTGTCAGTCGATGGGCCTTTGACCTGCTAAAACAATAA
- a CDS encoding GyrI-like domain-containing protein — protein sequence MFTKCEIKDQPAQTMMSIRMRTSVTELPNVLGKAFGDVAMAIGEQGQQPIGPPFVAYYNMDMQDLDIEVGFPVTKKLQARGNVKPGDIPAGKVATCIYTGPYGDGMKEAYEALTKLVEEKKQVPTGVAYEIYFNSPMDTPPEKLRTQIVFPLKST from the coding sequence ATGTTCACGAAATGCGAGATTAAAGATCAACCTGCGCAGACCATGATGTCCATTCGCATGCGGACTTCGGTGACGGAATTACCGAACGTGCTGGGCAAGGCGTTCGGCGACGTGGCCATGGCCATCGGCGAACAGGGACAGCAGCCCATTGGGCCGCCGTTCGTTGCGTATTACAATATGGACATGCAGGACCTGGACATCGAGGTCGGGTTCCCGGTCACGAAGAAGCTGCAGGCCAGGGGCAACGTAAAGCCCGGCGATATTCCCGCGGGAAAAGTGGCCACCTGTATCTATACGGGACCTTATGGCGATGGCATGAAGGAGGCCTACGAGGCACTTACGAAACTCGTCGAGGAAAAGAAGCAGGTCCCCACGGGCGTAGCCTATGAGATATACTTCAACAGCCCGATGGATACGCCGCCGGAGAAGCTACGGACACAGATCGTGTTCCCGCTAAAGAGCACATGA